In Bosea sp. PAMC 26642, the DNA window TGGCGGCACGCGAGACGCTGGCGCTCGGCTTCGACGACATCATCGTTGCTTTCGCCGATACGCCGCTCGTGCGGCCGCAGACCTTTACCGCGATGCGCGCCGCCCTTGCGAACGGCGCGGCCATCGCGGCGCTCGGCTTCGAGGCGCGCGATCCAACGGGCTACGGTCGGCTCATCACCAGGGACGGCGCACTTGAGGCGATCGTCGAACATAAGGACGCCAGTGACCTGCAGCGCGCGATCAGCTTATGTTTCGCCGGATTGATGGCGCTCGACGGACAGCACGCACTCTCGATCTTAAAGGCGATCGGCGACGACAACGCCCAGGGAGAATTCTATCTGACCGAAGCCGTTGCGGTGGCGCGCGCGCGCGCGCTCAGGACGGTTGCGCATAACGCCGCTGAGAGTGAGGTTCAGGGCATCAATGACCGTGTGCAACTCTCTATGGCGGAAGCGGAGTTCCAGCGCCGCAAGCGGCTGGAGGTCATGGCAGCTGGCGCCTCGCTGACGGCGCCAGAGACCGTCTTCTTCAGCCACGACACCATCATCGGCCGCGATGTGCTGATCGAGCCCCATGTCGTCTTCGGCCCGCGCGTCAGCATCGCCGACGGCGCGGTGATCCACGCCTTCTCGCATCTCGAAGGCGCCACGGTGGGCGAGGGCGCCAATGTCGGTCCCTATGCCCGTCTCCGTCCGGGCGCCAAAATCGGCGCCAACGCGAAGGTCGGCAACTTCGTCGAGGTCAAGGCGGCCGACATCGGTGAAGGCGCCAAGGTCAGCCATCTCAGCTATATCGGCGATGCCAGCGTCGGCGCGAACGCCAATATCGGTGCGGGCACGATCACCTGCAATTACGACGGCTTCTTCAAATACCGGACGACGATCGGGGCCGGCGCCTTCGTCGGCTCGAACTCGTCGCTGGTCGCACCTGTCACGATCGGCGACGGGGCCTTCGTCGGCTCCGGCTCCGTGGTGACCGACGATGTCGCCCCCGACGCTCTGGCGATCGCGCGCGGCCGGCAGACCGTCAAGGGAGGCTGGGCCAAGGCCTTCCGCGAAACAGCCGCCGCCCGCAAGCAGGCCGCCAAATCGGACTGAAACACGGCGTTTCCGGCAAGCCTGCATTCATAGTTCGACATCCATAGTGATTGGGCATGTGTGCCGTTGCCCGCTATGCGGGGTTGCAACGGCCATTGCGGAAGAGGTGGGGCATGTGCGGCATCGTCGGGATTCTGGGCAAGGAAGCGGTCGCGACTCAGGTCGTCGAGGCTCTGCGGCGGCTTGAATATCGCGGCTACGATTCTGCCGGCGTCGCCACGCTGGAGAACGGCCTGCTCACCCGCCGCCGCGCCGAGGGCAAGCTCCGGAACCTGGAAATCCGTCTGTCCAACGAGCCGCTCGAAGGCCTGATCGGCATCGGCCATACCCGCTGGGCGACGCATGGCAAGCCCAACGAGACCAACGCTCATCCCCATGCCACCGCAAAGCTGGCGGTCGTCCATAACGGCATCATCGAAAATTTTCGCGAGCTGCGGGCCGAACTGCAGTCCGACGGCTACGTCTTTGCGACCGAGACCGACACCGAGATAGTCGCCCATCTCGTCACCCGCGAGCTCGATCGTGGCAAGAGCCCGACCGATGCGGTCGCCGCGTCTCTGCCACGCCTGCGTGGTGCATTCGCGCTGGCATTTCTGTTCCAGGGTGAGGAAGACCTCCTGATCGGCGCCCGGAAGGGCTCACCGCTGGCAGTCGGCATCGGCGACGGCGAGATGTATCTCGGCTCGGATGCGCTGGCGCTGGCGCCCTTCACCAATCTCATCGCCTATCTTGAAGAGGGCGATTGGGTCGTGCTTCATCGCAAAAGCGCGACCTTCTACGACAAGGCCAACAACCCGGTCGAGCGGCGCGCCCAGCGCGTTGCAGCCGGCGCGCTTCTGGTCGAGAAGGGCAACCACCGCCATTTCATGGCGAAGGAGATCTACGAGCAGCCCGAGGTCGTCGGCCATACGCTGACGCAGTATCTCGACATGGCGGCGGGCCGCGTGCGCTTGCCTTTCGCCGACAAGATCGACTGGACCTCGCTGTCCCGGCTTTCGATCGCGGCCTGCGGCACATCCTATTATGCTGGGCTGATCGCGAAATACTGGTTCGAGAGGCTCGCCCGCCTGCCGGTCGAGATCGATGTCGCCTCCGAGTTCCGCTATCGCGAAGCACCGCTTCCGGACAACGGGCTTGCCCTCTTCATCTCGCAGTCGGGTGAGACCGCCGATACGTTGGCCTGCCTGCGCTATGCTAGGCAGGAAAGGCAGGTGATCAGCGCGATCGTCAATGTCGCGACATCGACGATGGCACGCGAGAGCGACGTCGTCGCTCCGACGCTCGCCGGCCCCGAGATCGGCGTCGCCTCGACCAAGGGATTCACCTGCCAACTGGCCGCGTTGGCCTGCCTTGCGCTTGCCGCCGCCAGGGCGCGAGGGCATCTGTCGGCCGAGGACGAGGCCCGCCACGTCCAGAACCTGATTGCGTTGCCTGGTCTGATGGCGAATGCGCTGGCTCTGGAACCCCAGATCGAAAAGCTGGCTCGCGAACTCTCGAAGGCCAAGGACGTGCTCTATCTCGGCCGCGGCACGAGCTTTCCGCTGGCGCTCGAAGGCGCGCTGAAGCTCAAGGAAATCAGCTACATCCACGCCGAGGGCTATCCGGCTGGCGAACTCAAGCACGGCCCGATCGCGCTCATCGACGAGGCCATGCCGGTCATCGTCGTCGCGCCGCACGACGCGCTGTTCGAGAAGACCGCCTCGAACATGCAGGAGGTCGCCGCGCGCGGTGGTCGGATCATCCTGATCACCAACGCGAAGGGCGCGGCCGAATGCGGCATCGAGCCGGAGACCACGATCATCATGCCGGACGTGGATCCGACCTTCGCCGCGATCGTCTACGCGCTGCCGATCCAGATGATCGCCTACCAGACGGCAGTTTTCATGGGCAAGGACGCCGATCAGCCGCGCAACCTGGCGAAATCCGTCACGGTGGAGTGAGGCATCAGGTGCCCGTTTCCGGCCGGCTCGCCACATAGGCGCCGGCCGCGACCAGCCCTGCGCCGCTGACCCACAAGGCGATCGGGGGCGCGTCCGTGATCGCCAGCAGGGCGAAGCTTGCCGCCATCGAGCCGCAGGCGAGATACTTCGCCTTGCGGCCGATGCTCCTGGTATCGCGCCAGCGCCGCACATACGGACCGAGGCGAGGATGGTCGAGCAGCCATAGCTCAAAGCGCGGCGACGACTGCGAGAAGCACCAGGCGGCAAGGATCAGGAACACGGTTCCCGGCATCACCGGCAGGATCAGCCCGACCACGCCCAGCGCGGTGAAGACCCAGCCGGCGGCGAGAAAGATCAGACGTCGAAGGCGCCCGCTGCTATTATGCGGCATGACTTCTCCTGTTTGGCGAAGGCATGTGCCCGATCACTGGCGAGGAGACCGAGATGCATGACGAGGTCGATGGTCTCACCCAGCGTATCACGATCGAGCCAGGGAAACGGGGCGGCCGCCCCTGCATACGCGGGCTTCGCATTACGGTCGGCGACGTACTCGGCTGG includes these proteins:
- the glmU gene encoding bifunctional UDP-N-acetylglucosamine diphosphorylase/glucosamine-1-phosphate N-acetyltransferase GlmU translates to MTQTPSSRSCLAIILAAGEGTRMKSRRPKVLHEVAGRSLLGHALEAVSGAGADKIVVVIGPDRDDVAAAVHEQRPEAQIVVQRERLGTAHAVLAARETLALGFDDIIVAFADTPLVRPQTFTAMRAALANGAAIAALGFEARDPTGYGRLITRDGALEAIVEHKDASDLQRAISLCFAGLMALDGQHALSILKAIGDDNAQGEFYLTEAVAVARARALRTVAHNAAESEVQGINDRVQLSMAEAEFQRRKRLEVMAAGASLTAPETVFFSHDTIIGRDVLIEPHVVFGPRVSIADGAVIHAFSHLEGATVGEGANVGPYARLRPGAKIGANAKVGNFVEVKAADIGEGAKVSHLSYIGDASVGANANIGAGTITCNYDGFFKYRTTIGAGAFVGSNSSLVAPVTIGDGAFVGSGSVVTDDVAPDALAIARGRQTVKGGWAKAFRETAAARKQAAKSD
- the glmS gene encoding glutamine--fructose-6-phosphate transaminase (isomerizing), which codes for MCGIVGILGKEAVATQVVEALRRLEYRGYDSAGVATLENGLLTRRRAEGKLRNLEIRLSNEPLEGLIGIGHTRWATHGKPNETNAHPHATAKLAVVHNGIIENFRELRAELQSDGYVFATETDTEIVAHLVTRELDRGKSPTDAVAASLPRLRGAFALAFLFQGEEDLLIGARKGSPLAVGIGDGEMYLGSDALALAPFTNLIAYLEEGDWVVLHRKSATFYDKANNPVERRAQRVAAGALLVEKGNHRHFMAKEIYEQPEVVGHTLTQYLDMAAGRVRLPFADKIDWTSLSRLSIAACGTSYYAGLIAKYWFERLARLPVEIDVASEFRYREAPLPDNGLALFISQSGETADTLACLRYARQERQVISAIVNVATSTMARESDVVAPTLAGPEIGVASTKGFTCQLAALACLALAAARARGHLSAEDEARHVQNLIALPGLMANALALEPQIEKLARELSKAKDVLYLGRGTSFPLALEGALKLKEISYIHAEGYPAGELKHGPIALIDEAMPVIVVAPHDALFEKTASNMQEVAARGGRIILITNAKGAAECGIEPETTIIMPDVDPTFAAIVYALPIQMIAYQTAVFMGKDADQPRNLAKSVTVE
- a CDS encoding YbaN family protein; amino-acid sequence: MPHNSSGRLRRLIFLAAGWVFTALGVVGLILPVMPGTVFLILAAWCFSQSSPRFELWLLDHPRLGPYVRRWRDTRSIGRKAKYLACGSMAASFALLAITDAPPIALWVSGAGLVAAGAYVASRPETGT